The following nucleotide sequence is from Acyrthosiphon pisum isolate AL4f chromosome A2, pea_aphid_22Mar2018_4r6ur, whole genome shotgun sequence.
CGTTAAAGCATTCTTCCTCGGTCAAAATactttaatacaaggtttctcataagttgttggaaattcaaaaaaaagatgggtgtaaatccacaatatttttttaagagcaTCCGAGATTAGAAGAGTCATACAAATGTTTCTGAggttaccggaaagtcaaactaattttttatgagtgtttgaagttaaatttttttgttattgggtTTTCAGCCGtacatttacaaaatgttcataGAACGATTTTCTTACTTTGTTGTGCAGATACTTGAAAAGTTGTAACTAGTGCACCCTTGATATTTCGTAGTAGCGTAGTACACAAAGTGTGTCGTAGGCAGTGCACACAAAAATAGCCACTGTTAAATGAAAAGTCAAtgaataaaatagatataaatgatttaatgaATCCAGTCCCAGTGGCattggaataataaaatatttgatgaaatatcCAACCACGGAGTTATTATGTTAGTGGTGGCGACGGGATGAAAACTATGTAGGTTAAGACATATAGAAGGCAACAATGAACAGTTATGAGGTCGGGCCGCAAAAACGAGATGTagccaagaaaaaaattaaaatcagccaaatacaattttttctgacttaaacatttagtttattactcttacatattttttttatacataaataaataatattacaataatgagaATAACTATAAGGTACAGACTACAAAcgtacaaaaaatgtaatacaaaaaacaGGCAATACAGCATTCAACAATGTGCAGTGCTTGAATAGAGAAAAAATTATGTAGTTGTAAAGGTTTAAAATGtcttattgattaaaatataattagaaggggtacatataaatatttttaaaaagaagaggGTCTCCAACCCGTTTGTGTACTTTCAATTCAAAcactgaaaatgtattaatgtacaagtaaataatataacacagttACAATGAtgctagttttaaaaatgtttatatatataaatgcacattatatgcctataaaatataccattattaatattccatatattatatgaaggACCATTAACATGGTCCATggataatactaattattataaatacaagaaGGTTGTAGAATgtaggtagtattattatttaacacgtAGACTGCGTATGTCTTTTTGCTGTTTTCACCAAGTgcgtatgataaaagtaaaaacaaaataaatttaaaaaaaataaagaaactgcTCATAACGACGTATGTATACATCTTAAAAAACATGCGTTTAATCCgcgctaaataattataaaataatattcagccACGTATggaattttaaaccatttattttaaatctatattagaCGCCATTTGGCGTCAAACGCGTTGCTGAATGATACTTatgacgccaattggcgtcagtacgcagtcaacgtgttaatataggtagtagtatattattgttaattacatattttggtgtacctatggtgaactattattataggttttttttttagtttatgaaACATGGTACAATGATTATGTACATAGTCGAGCCATGGCcactatagtatatactttagGATGTTTTCATCATTCTTTATATCACACAGTATAAACATTTATGAAgccaaaactaaaatatttacaattatggatttttatataaaattagctAAACAAGTATATATCTCTATTGGTAATCACagagtattttgtataatatctaattgcAATTATGTTTCAAACATTTATGAAGGACGGCTACTATaacctacaataattatattttataaaaaaaaaaaacaagaataaaatattatatcattcaatgaTAAGTGGATGTTAGGTGTAATAATGATTATTCCCAAAATATGCGACTAAATGTACTTTGCGATTGTAAAATTCGCACTTGTTTGTAAAATTTCATGGCGTGTCCAAGTTTCAAACCCATgttaaatacaatatcattCCGTTGAAGTAATTGTATAGCACGTCCATCAAGATCCTAGAATTAAAGAATACTTCATAgtacaatactataattttttataaattaattaataatatcttacatatttaattatttgatcaaTAATTTCTTGGGGTAAAAGATCtgctaaatatttaaacacttgATCTTTGTTCCATTTTGTTATATTtgggatattattattttgatatgcaTCATATTTTTCATAGTCCGATGAACAACTATAAGATCTATTACTTTTTGAATCTGTGTCATATTCGTCAGATGATATAGACACAACACTTGAGGTATGTGACTTGACGTcatctaaatacatatttaattaaattaatttatagttaataatacatttgaattgtCCAGTCTTacctttaataatatcatttactgGTTCAACTGGTTCAGCTGCTTTAACTACTTCAACTGGTTCAACTGTTTCAActacttcttcttcttcttccgGGTTTATTTGAGTTGCCAAAGTCATGCAAGGGATACATACATACATGTCAGTTTCTAATTTATGTAATGGTTTAATATCACACGATTCATAACAAATGGAATGTAAACCAACTTCACAAGTTATGCAGCGACGCTGTATCTTCTAatgaaatttaacaattaagtttttagttattaataaatattattatttttactgaccGACCGGGAATCATCTTTGAGACATTTGCTACAATTTTGTTTTCTGCATTCTTTACAGAGCCAAGGGCCTAAATCTAATTTGAATTTCCACATGGGCTCATTAACTATTAAACAATGTCTATgagctaaaaaataata
It contains:
- the LOC100166730 gene encoding uncharacterized protein LOC100166730, which gives rise to MPKKKIIHHDEPVSVRPHRNMKAKVVFDPSDNHIPKKRAKYSFKNEKLTEASTVKKTTNVRTRVKKRKRVTTKSKILPVTESLDDLPTENNTKSPIVSPTNSPVKKIVLAEDPPASCFICLTISGKSELIDCAICSIRAHRHCLIVNEPMWKFKLDLGPWLCKECRKQNCSKCLKDDSRSKIQRRCITCEVGLHSICYESCDIKPLHKLETDMYVCIPCMTLATQINPEEEEEVVETVEPVEVVKAAEPVEPVNDIIKDDVKSHTSSVVSISSDEYDTDSKSNRSYSCSSDYEKYDAYQNNNIPNITKWNKDQVFKYLADLLPQEIIDQIIKYDLDGRAIQLLQRNDIVFNMGLKLGHAMKFYKQVRILQSQSTFSRIFWE